A region from the Lolium perenne isolate Kyuss_39 chromosome 4, Kyuss_2.0, whole genome shotgun sequence genome encodes:
- the LOC127297419 gene encoding uncharacterized protein — protein sequence MAKKVAVIAVLLAMNLLFFTFSDACGYCPSPGGGGGSGGGGGGGGGGGGKGGGGGGSGGGGGGSGGGGGGSGGGGGGSGGGGRAKCPIDALKLGVCANVLSGLINLQLGTPPKKPCCSLIQGLADVEAAVCLCTALKANILGINLNVPIDLSLLVNYCGKKVPRGFQCQ from the coding sequence ATGGCGAAGAAGGTGGCGGTGATCGCCGTTCTGCTGGCCATGAACCTGCTCTTCTTCACCTTCTCCGACGCGTGCGGGTACTGCCCCAGcccgggcggaggcggcggcagtggtggaggaggaggtggtgggggtggcggtggcggcaaaggtggaggtggaggcgggagtggcggcggtggtggaggaagcggcggcggtggtggcggaagCGGCGGGGGTGGTGGAGGTTCAGGAGGGGGCGGACGGGCCAAGTGCCCGATCGACGCGCTCAAGCTTGGGGTCTGCGCCAACGTGCTCAGCGGCCTCATCAACCTGCAGCTGGGGACGCCGCCGAAGAAGCCGTGCTGCTCGCTCATCCAGGGCCTCGCCGACGTGGAGGCCGCCGTCTGCCTCTGCACCGCTCTCAAGGCCAACATCCTGGGCATCAACCTCAACGTGCCCATCGACCTCAGCCTCCTCGTCAACTACTGCGGCAAGAAAGTCCCCAGAGGCTTCCAGTGCCAATAG
- the LOC127348168 gene encoding uncharacterized protein, with translation MEHLVRDPVLRTRVYHLKGEGMAFKVTVTLRARMVEKWIRGVKRDFLDAAATKCVGLDSEFTYPRVRNQRAAILQLSVASETLVFQIIHADKVPQVLKDFLQDGNIRFCGAAIGNDVKNLSPYGIHITSAYDLQKVVPNPTTKPTPSLYDLANYTIGTNLEQKKKYNNKKMDVAAQEKEDELIFGWTNYPLSYEQVHYAAPDARLGFEISRKHWMLVGYNSHVDHLNI, from the coding sequence ATGGAGCACCTCGTGCGCGACCCGGTTCTTCGGACACGGGTGTACCACCTCAAGGGCGAAGGGATGGCGTTCAAGGTCACGGTCACGCTCCGTGCAAGAATGGTGGAGAAGTGGATCCGGGGCGTGAAGAGGGACTTTCTCGACGCCGCAGCGACCAAGTGCGTTGGGTTGGACTCCGAGTTCACCTACCCTCGCGTGCGTAATCAGCGCGCCGCCATCCTTCAACTCTCGGTGGCGTCTGAGACGTTGGTGTTCCAAATTATTCATGCCGATAAAGTGCCACAAGTGCTCAAGGATTTCTTGCAGGACGGGAACATCAGATTCTGCGGCGCCGCTATCGGCAATGATGTGAAAAACTTAAGTCCCTATGGCATTCACATCACTTCTGCGTACGACCTCCAGAAGGTAGTCCCGAACCCCACCACCAAGCCCACTCCAAGTCTATATGATTTGGCAAACTATACCATTGGGACAAACCTTGAGCAGAAGAAGAAGTACAACAATAAGAAGATGGACGTCGCCGCGCAAGAAAAAGAAGATGAGCTCATTTTTGGATGGACCAATTATCCATTGAGCTACGAGCAAGTGCACTATGCAGCACCAGACGCTCGCCTGGGCTTCGAGATTTCTAGGAAGCATTGGATGCTAGTTGGCTACAATAGCCATGTTGATCATCTTAATATTTAG